In the genome of Cercospora beticola chromosome 2, complete sequence, one region contains:
- a CDS encoding uncharacterized protein (antiSMASH:Cluster_4) — MRRKPLSTRPTDSGGDELVAHVKRNTHEHDEDEFLGLSHVPQESNIGGAIDQDLSRAGVNTELMTLNEKRVNSRDLHKTREPFWTRKSTLCLFIAVFVAMAVSLLSLWSLDQSRNGFHVTSGSKQYAWTYAPTAVLVVVISLWRQVDYQCKMLQPWRELYDGSVSADRSILLDYISPLQATSLIKAIRYRHTAVIASICGFAILKLIVLFSTGLFVLKPTILQDTRSIKLSTSFDGKEFWNYVQFEPIFDEKEPIYRAVGASCVQTYYGILRGDVETPKTVVELRTFQCFELDDDTAVRTVSTEVDVFEPQISCEIAEPDLTKEQDHQNIALRSETCSVGFEHQDKIRFDYEKTTRVCESKACKDPHFIYVWERVNCSNVGMRGEYVEDFGLDASTIDNLRYALVTGTVTSRLASGQEVEQEAGAKQPTYNVILHEPLSAAVICKVDYTISRANVTHDPHSDTYMLGSLTDERHLEDHTGVMLGEILYGALMEASNLPFESDEFVTETGGYQGSGARSFYSLLQQTLGHNNSMQPLLSPESLQKAATLCYAGMSTHFMHKSYLRTTDILSEGRAIYEKERLRIGLTSMSIMTTGFLMVVLCTLCLVLTMSSVQPPDNTDSLATRAMILRASSDLQDILRTAGMSRTSQLTALLDKYKFTVLPHRQCKIEVTPAELGLAREVPKSKQQLWAPLAAKYPMISLMFLMPLAMIVVLEVLNRISVARNGILDVSTNEDTASIVSRYATALVMLLIATCFNNFDFLVSSLASFSLLCKGAVSASRSIHFHPLGSMPLVAIMQSFRAQNFASVFSNFAAMTGSTLTVVASGLLFVDHAVTFDSPVRVTLESRWDITRTNFDNGAGVLLDQVQHGMNTMPITIWNNTVFPMLRYIRTPTGEYVVVEGTRNYTMRVDALRPQLDCKIVPDGNIIIVKDDKLRVIKIEVLPELPPGCHRGGQYDTDSFTNISVPLEGIEDPSFVGRFLDLHLDSGPETAQNRLGEHIVGAGEQADRDVHVQTPDAHPGCPSIGIVFVKTNESFDPKHNDITALLCSQKLEMVSIDSIYYRNGSLRPLVDTRNPHMFLHESTTYLMNVTNGGETFSWPVQHYLSDPGGSLSRFNKSLMYENHQPLDLFFDHVTFGPNGTALEDMAGPANRGTLSRAVQNLYNRYMCLVIDKKFREPISPDDQIADDSDTVQGTMWVQRSRLKVNTTSKLALQIMLAAMTALGLGAWWLTNLRRTLPRNPCSIASTMALLAGSDLCDGPDPLIPDNALSLSKQEQLELFSGWMFSLGWWRKTKKSNSSDAPATDEAESSETLLAKQESEEWRFGIDVVMPERLGFRERTRGRRKGREHVEAE, encoded by the coding sequence ATGCGCAGAAAGCCGCTTTCAACGAGACCTACGGACTCAGGTGGTGACGAGCTAGTGGCTCATGTAAAGCGAAACACCCATGAgcacgatgaggatgagtttCTGGGGCTCAGCCATGTGCCACAAGAAAGCAACATTGGCGGTGCGATCGACCAGGACCTGAGCCGAGCAGGAGTCAATACAGAGCTTATGACACTAAACGAGAAACGCGTAAACTCGCGGGACTTACACAAAACCCGGGAGCCGTTTTGGACCCGGAAAAGCACGTTGTGCCTGTTCATTGCTGTGTTTGTTGCTATGGCAGTGTCTCTCCTCAGCCTGTGGTCCCTGGACCAGTCCCGGAACGGTTTCCACGTTACATCAGGGTCTAAACAGTACGCGTGGACCTACGCGCCTACAGCTGTACTTGTCGTAGTCATCAGTCTGTGGAGGCAAGTTGACTACCAGTGCAAGATGCTGCAACCTTGGAGGGAGCTTTATGACGGCTCAGTCAGTGCGGACCGTAGTATCCTATTGGACTACATCTCCCCTTTACAAGCAACGAGTCTTATTAAAGCAATTCGATACCGACATACAGCGGTGATCGCATCGATCTGCGGATTTGCGATATTAAAGCTCATTGTGTTGTTCTCCACTGGTCTTTTCGTACTCAAACCAACTATTCTGCAAGATACACGCTCTATCAAGCTAAGCACAAGTTTTGATGGCAAAGAATTCTGGAACTACGTGCAATTTGAGCCAATTTTCGACGAAAAAGAACCAATATACCGCGCCGTGGGAGCAAGTTGTGTGCAAACGTACTACGGCATACTGCGCGGCGACGTTGAAACGCCGAAGACTGTAGTAGAATTGCGTACTTTCCAGTGCTTTGAGCTTGACGACGACACTGCTGTTCGTACCGTTTCTACAGAGGTAGATGTCTTCGAGCCGCAGATCTCTTGTGAGATAGCAGAACCAGATCTCACAAAGGAGCAGGACCATCAGAACATTGCACTTCGCAGCGAGACTTGCTCTGTGGGCTTCGAGCATCAGGACAAGATTAGATTCGACTACGAAAAGACGACTCGGGTTTGCGAATCTAAGGCTTGTAAGGATCCGCACTTCATCTACGTCTGGGAGAGGGTCAATTGCTCCAACGTGGGCATGCGTGGCGAGTACGTCGAAGACTTCGGGCTAGATGCGAGCACAATAGATAATCTTCGCTATGCTTTGGTGACTGGAACCGTCACATCGAGACTTGCCTCTGGACAAGAAGTCGAGCAAGAAGCGGGGGCCAAACAACCTACGTATAATGTCATATTGCACGAACCACTTTCCGCCGCCGTGATTTGCAAAGTCGATTACACCATCAGTCGGGCAAATGTAACTCATGATCCTCATAGCGATACCTACATGCTGGGGTCCTTGACAGACGAGCGGCACCTGGAGGACCACACAGGGGTCATGCTTGGTGAAATACTGTACGGAGCGTTGATGGAGGCCAGCAACCTGCCTTTCGAATCCGACGAATTCGTCACTGAAACGGGCGGATACCAAGGATCCGGTGCTCGCTCTTTTTACTCATTATTGCAGCAAACTTTGGGCCACAACAACTCAATGCAACCTCTGTTGTCACCGGAGAGCCTGCAGAAGGCTGCTACTCTGTGCTACGCCGGCATGTCGACCCACTTCATGCACAAGTCGTACCTCAGGACGACCGATATCCTGTCAGAAGGGCGCGCAATCTACGAGAAAGAACGCCTTCGTATTGGTCTGACATCGATGAGCATCATGACGACAGGTTTTCTGATGGTGGTCTTGTGCACGTTGTGCCTCGTTCTCACCATGTCATCCGTCCAACCTCCCGACAATACAGACTCGCTCGCAACTCGAGCAATGATACTACGGGCGAGTTCAGACCTACAAGATATTCTTCGCACCGCGGGAATGTCACGTACGAGCCAATTGACCGCATTGCTCGACAAATACAAGTTCACGGTCCTGCCTCATCGCCAGTGTAAGATCGAAGTCACGCCCGCCGAGCTGGGCTTGGCGAGAGAAGTCCCAaagtcgaagcagcagctgtgGGCTCCTCTCGCAGCTAAATACCCCATGATAAGCCTCATGTTCTTGATGCCTTTGGCTATGATCGTGGTCCTCGAAGTGCTCAATCGGATTTCCGTGGCTAGAAACGGCATCCTTGATGTATCTACAAACGAGGACACGGCTAGCATTGTGTCCCGTTACGCCACAGCTCTCGTGATGCTGTTGATCGCTACATGTTTCAACAACTTTGACTTTCTGGTTTCGTCATTGGCATCATTCAGTCTCTTATGCAAAGGCGCCGTTTCCGCAAGCAGGTCCATTCACTTCCATCCACTCGGAAGCATGCCATTGGTGGCAATCATGCAATCGTTCCGGGCACAGAATTTTGCCTCGGTGTTCTCAAATTTTGCGGCCATGACTGGGAGTACACTCACAGTGGTAGCATCTGGGTTGCTATTTGTAGACCACGCTGTAACTTTTGATTCACCAGTCAGAGTCACTTTGGAAAGTCGTTGGGACATCACGAGGACCAACTTCGATAATGGAGCAGGCGTCCTGTTGGATCAAGTGCAGCACGGGATGAATACCATGCCCATAACGATCTGGAACAACACTGTGTTTCCCATGTTACGATACATCCGGACGCCGACTGGTGAGTATGTTGTAGTCGAAGGAACGAGGAACTATACTATGCGGGTGGATGCGCTCCGTCCACAGTTGGACTGTAAGATCGTGCCCGACGGTAACATCATCATTGTTAAGGACGACAAATTGAGGGTCATCAAGATTGAAGTGCTTCCAGAATTGCCTCCAGGCTGCCATCGTGGCGGACAGTACGACACAGACAGCTTTACGAACATCAGCGTACCCCTCGAGGGGATTGAAGACCCGAGCTTCGTGGGACGCTTTCTGGATCTACATTTGGATTCAGGGCCAGAAACTGCGCAAAATCGGCTTGGTGAACACATTGTGGGTGCAGGAGAACAAGCAGACCGTGATGTTCATGTTCAAACTCCGGATGCTCATCCAGGTTGTCCATCCATCGGCATAGTCTTTGTCAAAACTAATGAGAGTTTCGACCCCAAACACAACGACATAACAGCTCTCTTATgctcgcagaagctggaAATGGTCAGCATCGACTCCATCTACTACCGGAATGGCTCGCTGCGGCCACTGGTTGATACACGGAATCCGCATATGTTCTTGCACGAGTCAACAACATATCTAATGAATGTTACGAACGGCGGAGAGACTTTCTCATGGCCGGTGCAGCATTACTTGTCCGATCCTGGTGGATCTCTCTCTCGCTTCAACAAAAGCTTGATGTACGAGAACCACCAACCTCTTGACCTTTTTTTCGACCATGTCACCTTTGGGCCGAATGGGACTGCCCTTGAAGATATGGCTGGGCCTGCAAATCGAGGCACACTCAGTCGAGCAGTACAAAACTTGTACAATAGATACATGTGCCTGGTCATTGATAAGAAGTTCCGCGAGCCTATCAGTCCCGATGATCAGATCGctgacgacagcgacacgGTGCAAGGGACGATGTGGGTCCAGCGATCACGATTGAAAGTCAACACCACTTCAAAGCTCGCCCTTCAAATCATGCTCGCGGCCATGACAGCTCTCGGACTCGGAGCTTGGTGGTTGACAAACTTGCGACGCACATTACCAAGAAATCCGTGCTCAATAGCCAGCACGATGGCTCTGCTAGCCGGATCAGATCTGTGCGATGGACCCGACCCTCTCATACCAGATAATGCTCTGTCGCTGAGTAAGCAAGAGCAACTTGAGCTATTCAGTGGTTGGATGTTTAGTCTCGGGTGGTGGCGTAAGACCAAGAAGTCCAACAGCAGCGATGCACCTGCTACTGATGAAGCGGAGTCTTCAGAGACTTTGCTTGCCAAGCAAGAAAGTGAAGAGTGGAGGTTTGGAATCGATGTTGTTATGCCTGAGCGACTGGGATTCCGTGAGAGAACACGGGGTCGAAGGAAGGGACGTGAGCATGTGGAGGCAGAGTAA
- a CDS encoding uncharacterized protein (antiSMASH:Cluster_4) yields the protein MLDHNVDHWLSLEYALRRQPSSSLMDHTFFRLIAMCCWIGGNIIHFSAMWALGWKGIYHGDHFFGPLEYVESFPYGLIASPMYNGKAISYLGSAIWTAKPAGLVLAVWTFVVFNVTGMIEDKVTSEMYADRKRAAEVKED from the exons ATGTTGGAT CACAATGTTGACCACTGGCTCAGTCTCGAGTACGCCCTTCGTCGTCAACCATCTTCGTCTCTCATGGATCACACATTCTTTAGGTTGATCGCCATGTGCTGCTGGATTGGCGGAAATATAATCCACTTTTCGGCCATGTGGGCACTGGGCTGGAAAGGGATCTATCATGGCGATCATTTCTTCGGTCCTCTCGAATACGTAGAGTCATTTCCCTATGGGCTCATTGCATCGCCGATGTACAATGGCAAGGCCATCTCCTATTTGGGAAGTGCCATTTGGACGGCAAAACCGGCAGGACTGGTTCTGGCGGTCTGGACATTCGTGGTTTTCAACGTTACTGGTATGATCGAGGATAAGGTGACGAGCGAGATGTATGCGGATAGGAAGCGTGCTGCTGAGGTGAAGGAAGATTGA
- a CDS encoding uncharacterized protein (antiSMASH:Cluster_4~SMCOG1005:Drug resistance transporter, EmrB/QacA) codes for MTRLSLKKASRPGSEPGRNRIWMIMLAICAGGALVSMDSVIIGVALPFVSDSFAMSATEYAWVGSSYLLGCACLMPVWEPVSEVLGKKSVMLAGLGLFLVGSLISACARNSMILIMGRAIQGIGEGAFTVVTNVSMADLFTIRERGLYIAMYSGVSCMGAAFGPLLGGVLTKYANWRWCFWINLPVCAVALVLLIVGYQGAGSGSDWSKLRTVDWLGMLLITGGTLLLLLGLQSGGSTTWQSARTLTLLLGGIAALATFAVEQTQVRHPIVPLALFRARSSAACLGVCASHGVTYIGCIFYLPVYLSLVLDLDAFAVGCWTLVIAVPTIVAGICAALVIQRTQRVRTLIIVAAAALALGTGLFIGLAVKISVWRLVVSQLSAAMGISPLFQAPLMGLQTSISHADIPRAYGFYVFLRTLSSAISLTLGQVVLQSALEARTRALVAQGVPTETAHSLSHDVTIILSFSGSAEQVHALRTSMARSLDRVWMMYTAFAILGVVGSVCISNNPLVEDEDPQCDAHSPETELRVL; via the coding sequence ATGACCCGCCTCAGCCTGAAGAAAGCGTCGAGACCTGGTTCAGAACCGGGACGAAATCGCATTTGGATGATCATGCTGGCAATTTGTGCTGGTGGGGCTCTGGTATCGATGGACTCGGTGATCATCGGTGTCGCTCTTCCTTTCGTCTCGGACAGCTTTGCGATGTCAGCGACGGAATATGCATGGGTCGGTTCGTCATATCTGCTGGGATGCGCATGCCTAATGCCTGTGTGGGAGCCTGTGTCGGAGGTCTTGGGAAAAAAGAGCGTCATGCTTGCTGGTCTGGGCCTCTTTCTCGTTGGCAGTCTAATCTCGGCGTGCGCCCGCAACTCCATGATCCTCATCATGGGCCGTGCAATACAGGGCATCGGTGAAGGTGCGTTCACGGTGGTGACCAACGTCAGCATGGCAGATCTGTTCACCATTCGCGAGCGAGGCCTCTACATTGCCATGTACTCGGGCGTCAGCTGCATGGGAGCTGCCTTTGGGCCGCTCCTCGGCGGGGTGCTCACGAAGTATGCCAACTGGCGCTGGTGTTTCTGGATCAACCTTCCCGTGTGTGCGGTTGCACTCGTATTGCTCATAGTGGGCTATCAAGGAGCTGGAAGTGGCTCGGACTGGTCGAAGCTGCGCACAGTGGACTGGCTCGGGATGCTGCTGATCACTGGCGGTACACTCCTCTTGCTGCTCGGGCTCCAGTCCGGTGGCTCCACCACATGGCAATCGGCAAGGACATTGACGCTCTTGCTCGGCGGTATTGCGGCTCTGGCGACATTTGCTGTTGAGCAGACCCAGGTCCGCCATCCCATCGTCCCACTCGCACTGTTTCGTGCGCGGTCCAGCGCGGCGTGCCTCGGCGTGTGTGCCTCGCACGGCGTCACGTACATTGGTTGCATATTCTACCTTCCCGTTTATCTGTCCCTGGTGCTCGACTTGGATGCCTTTGCCGTGGGATGCTGGACACTAGTTATCGCGGTGCCGACAATTGTTGCTGGCATCTGCGCCGCTCTCGTCATCCAGCGAACGCAGCGCGTCCGTACTCTCATCATCgtggccgcagcagcacttGCGCTCGGAACAGGCTTGTTCATTGGCCTGGCAGTCAAGATCAGCGTGTGGCGGCTGGTGGTATCGCAGCTGAGTGCGGCCATGGGCATTTCGCCTCTGTTCCAGGCACCGTTAATGGGCTTGCAAACGTCCATATCGCACGCAGATATCCCGCGTGCCTATGGATTCTATGTCTTCCTCCGCACCTTGAGCTCGGCGATCAGTCTGACGCTCGGACAAGTCGTCCTACAGAGCGCTCTGGAGGCGCGGACTCGGGCGCTGGTGGCACAAGGCGTCCCCACTGAGACGGCACACAGCTTGAGCCATGACGTGACGATAATTCTGAGCTTCTCCGGGTCTGCGGAGCAGGTTCACGCCCTCCGAACTTCGATGGCCCGCAGCCTCGACCGCGTGTGGATGATGTATACTGCATTCGCCATTTTGGGCGTGGTCGGCAGCGTATGCATCTCAAACAATCCACTtgtggaggatgaagacCCGCAGTGTGATGCACACTCACCCGAGACTGAGCTGCGGGTGTTATGA
- a CDS encoding uncharacterized protein (antiSMASH:Cluster_4), producing MKTSSTTQYTAVQVPRQLEANLIRKFALINVEAICAIQQRILLYAPQFLKSTEDWTAEATNGESIFWILVAPNAISGSSSLEEGQWVGICAMHGPLSAKQYNFFGDAALAPVDGRLETRWIAGRLYIKPHHRSTEATNCLNRALEAFVNARTQELLGLSDTIHGSAVARVQATAYYGTAAHQNHQANGLQVVREVTRAEDLAYDGLLEETPEGLLHDAEFRDPSGTLFEIIHHVS from the coding sequence GATCCGCAAATTTGCATTGATCAATGTGGAAGCTATTTGTGCAATTCAACAACGCATACTCCTGTATGCTCCCCAATTCCTGAAAAGCACGGAGGACTGGACTGCTGAGGCCACTAATGGAGAATCGATTTTCTGGATTTTGGTGGCACCAAATGCAATCAGCGGCAGTAGTAGCCTAGAAGAAGGTCAGTGGGTTGGGATTTGTGCAATGCACGGACCACTTTCAGCCAAACAGTACAACTTCTTCGGAGATGCCGCTTTAGCGCCAGTGGATGGACGACTCGAGACGCGATGGATCGCGGGTCGACTCTACATCAAGCCACATCATCGTAGCACCGAGGCTACAAATTGCCTGAATCGTGCGTTGGAGGCATTTGTGAATGCGCGGACGCAAGAGTTGCTGGGACTGAGTGACACGATTCACGGAAGCGCAGTCGCTCGCGTCCAAGCAACAGCGTATTATGGGACAGCGGCACATCAAAATCATCAGGCAAATGGCTTGCAGGTGGTGAGGGAAGTCACCAGAGCAGAGGATCTCGCATACGACGGGCTGCTTGAGGAGACGCCCGAGGGTCTCCTCCATGATGCAGAATTTCGGGATCCATCGGGCACACTGTTCGAGATCATCCACCATGTGTCTTGA